The genome window tcatgtgtagTGTAGGATAttgtactgaatcatgtgtacagtaggctaatgtactgaatcatgtgtactgtaggctactgtactgagtCATTTGTACTGTAGGatactgtactgaatcatgtaTACTGTAGGCTTCagtactgaatcatgtgtacagtaggctactgtactgaatcatgtgcactgtagactactgtactgaatgatgtgtactgtagactactgtactgaaccatgtgtactgtagactactgtactgaaccatgtgtactgtaggatactgtactgaatcatgtgtactgtagactactgtactgaatcatgtgtactgtagactactgtactgaatcatgtgtactgtaggatactgtactgaatcatgtgtactgtagactactgtactgaatcatgtgtactgtatactactgtactgaatcatgtgtactgtaggatactgtactgaatcatgtgtactgtagactactgtactgaatcatgtgtactgtagactactgtactgaatcatgtgtactgtaggatactgtactgaatcatgtgtactgtagactactgtactgaaccatgtgtactgtaggatactgtactgaatcatgtgtactgtagactactgtactgaatcatgtgtactgtaggatactgtactgaatcatgtgtactgtaggatactgtactgaatcatgtgtactgtaggatactgtactgaatcatgtgtactgtagactactgtactgaatcatgtgtactgtaggatactgtactgaatcatgtgtactgtaggatactgtactgaatcatgtgtactgtaggatactgtactgaatcatgtgtactgtagactactgtactgaatcatgtgtactgtagGATACTGTACCACATATCTCTCTCTGCTGGACATGCCCTGTAACTACAGAGGTAACTACGAGGTCTACAAATGCCAAACCAAACGTGTTGAACACAGTGCATAGAAAGCAGAGCTGACAGAGGCACTCACAGTATTGTACACATGCTTTATTTAGGTGAATCCATTTTTTATTACTGCAATAAAAaatgtctttctttcttttttccctTTTTGCAATGAAAGATTGTAAGGGCCCTGTTGATCAACAATGGTTAGTGAAGGTTAGGAAGAGAGGGTGAGGATAAGTGACTAGTTTGTTAACAGAAGGGATTGGACGTCTAATGTTGTCAGTGGAGAATCAAATAATATTGTTCAGACGAAGGCTGTTGCCGAAACGCCTCCATTTGCTCTGACCTCTGCTGCTAAAATACTACATTAAAACTTCAAGAATATTTCAGTGAGTGCAGATTTTTCCTTTTGTCAAGTGTATGCCTTT of Salmo trutta chromosome 1, fSalTru1.1, whole genome shotgun sequence contains these proteins:
- the LOC115198137 gene encoding dynein heavy chain-like; the protein is MSSRERYVYPTVHMIQYSILHTVSYSTHDSVQYPTVHMIQYSSLHTVVYSTHDSVQYPTVHMIQYSIHMIQYSIHMIQYSILHTVVYSTHDSVQYPTVHMVQYSIHIIQYSIHIIQYSTHMIQYSILHTVAYSTHDSVQYSTVHMIQYSIHMIQYSIHMIQYSILHTVSYSTHDSVQYPTVHMIQYSIHMIQYSIHMVQYSIHIIQYSIYMIQYSILQYK